The following DNA comes from Pseudomonadota bacterium.
CAACCTGTATCGTCAAGAACTACCGGCTCTTCTGGTACTGCTCCCGCAGCCGGTATTTCAATATCTTGCCACTGGCGCTGCGCGGCATCTCGGAGATAAAAAGAACCTGGCGCGGCACCTTGTAGGAAGCAATTTCTCCTTTACAGAACTGCCTCAACTCCTCCTCGCCGACCTCATCCCCTGCCTTCAGCTGCACTACCGCGGTTACCGCCTCTCCCCATTTTTCATCCGGCAAGGCAATGACCGCCGCCTGACCGATTGCGGGATGGCGATAGAGAACATTTTCTACCTCGGCCGGATAGACATTTTCACCACCGGTAATGATCATATCCTTCTTGCGATCAACGATATAGATAAAACCCTCATCATCAATCTTGCAGAGGTCAAGGGGATAATACCAACCATCACGGAAAACAGCCTTGGTCTCGGCCTCTTTACGCCAATAGCCGATCGTATTGCCAAGACCGCGGACTTTCAGTTCACCTACTACACCGGGAGCTATGGGGTTGTCATTCTCATCGACAACGATACTCTCCATATCGGCAAATGAACGGCCGCAGGAAGCCAGGATTTCAGTTTCGCCCGATTCCAGAGCCCGGGCCACATCACTCAGCTTCAAAATGGTTGTCTGCCCGACCGTTTCGCTGGTACCGAACAAATGAATAAAGACATTACCGTAGATCCCGATCGCTTTTTGAAAAACTACCGGGGTCACCGGGGCACCGGCAAAATAGATCTTCTTCAAACTGCTGAAATCATATTTTTCCGCTTCCAGAAATTCAGTTAAAAAAAGCATCATCGGGGTCGCCAGCATGCCGGTAGTAATTTTGTATTTTTCGACCAGTTCGAGAAAGAGAGCAACATCCCACGACGGCATGATAACCGAGGTCGTACCACTGTAGATATGGTTCATCAACGTCACTTCACCGGTGGCGTGAAAAAGGGGTGACGCAATAATGCCGACATCCTCTTCATCCATCTTCAGTTCCAGGGTCAGGCTGCGGCCGACATGGTAGAAGTTGCGATGAATCGCCATACAACCCTTGGGTGCTCCGGTAGTCCCGCTGGTATAGAGAAGGGCCGCCAAATCATCCTCAGATAATAGAACATCAGGACAAGATAGGGAGGCTTGAGCCATGAGTGCTTCATAATGATGCCAGCCGGCGGGGGTCTTGGCCGGGTCGCCAATAAAGATAACTTCCCTGACAAAGGGCAGATCCTGTCTG
Coding sequences within:
- a CDS encoding long-chain-fatty-acid--CoA ligase, whose amino-acid sequence is MKSFCTLRNMLRRNLEFNPEKVALIEGERSYTFAQMVERCNRMANALLDFGLKKGERVAILSKNSIENAESYFSIPGAGLVLVMLNFRLAPKEMLDILIDAEPTVVLINEEYLGHFEKIRQDLPFVREVIFIGDPAKTPAGWHHYEALMAQASLSCPDVLLSEDDLAALLYTSGTTGAPKGCMAIHRNFYHVGRSLTLELKMDEEDVGIIASPLFHATGEVTLMNHIYSGTTSVIMPSWDVALFLELVEKYKITTGMLATPMMLFLTEFLEAEKYDFSSLKKIYFAGAPVTPVVFQKAIGIYGNVFIHLFGTSETVGQTTILKLSDVARALESGETEILASCGRSFADMESIVVDENDNPIAPGVVGELKVRGLGNTIGYWRKEAETKAVFRDGWYYPLDLCKIDDEGFIYIVDRKKDMIITGGENVYPAEVENVLYRHPAIGQAAVIALPDEKWGEAVTAVVQLKAGDEVGEEELRQFCKGEIASYKVPRQVLFISEMPRSASGKILKYRLREQYQKSR